The proteins below come from a single Microthrixaceae bacterium genomic window:
- a CDS encoding acyltransferase — MTSAEAPATRTPNRPRRDPALDGIRGIAVLLVCLDHALGLRYSVLTVGLDLFFALSGYLITSLALAESSQTGTIRMKAFFERRVRRIFPALLLFLLASVLLGAAGRLPTPTVYIEAFFGAVLLYPLAFVLVPEVIELRLSHLHSLFQEEWFYIFWVPALGSMLAKGRMRRAFRVACAIAALGALSRLALTLAGSPAVEGVLRPDIMFFGSVIAFARYGWVQRTGGDQRPGRAWVWLTSAGLVLLVGSIVVGVIARHPNSAQWMDSLFAGRGDGAAIAERLALMSVGFSRLAAPAAVAATFVYRSDAVVLRVLRNPVLRWYGLVSYGLYLWHPIVLFVLHPDMVIDAKHVWITFPGPSWRPLFDSIVLSAALAWVSFRFFEQRFLKRSNLGITADAIRTSKTNPG; from the coding sequence ATGACGAGTGCCGAAGCGCCGGCGACGCGAACTCCCAACCGGCCGCGCCGCGACCCGGCCCTCGACGGTATTCGAGGGATCGCGGTGCTGTTGGTGTGTCTCGATCACGCGCTCGGGTTGCGGTATTCGGTGCTCACGGTCGGCCTCGACCTCTTCTTCGCGCTCAGTGGGTACCTGATCACCAGCCTGGCGCTCGCCGAGTCCTCCCAGACCGGGACGATTCGCATGAAGGCCTTCTTCGAACGACGGGTTCGCAGGATCTTCCCGGCGCTGCTGTTGTTCTTGTTGGCGTCGGTGTTGCTCGGCGCGGCAGGTCGACTCCCCACCCCGACGGTGTACATCGAGGCGTTCTTCGGTGCGGTGCTGTTGTATCCGCTCGCATTCGTCCTCGTGCCCGAGGTCATCGAGTTGCGCCTGAGTCACCTGCACTCGCTCTTTCAAGAGGAGTGGTTCTACATCTTCTGGGTCCCGGCACTGGGGTCGATGTTGGCCAAGGGCCGTATGCGGCGCGCATTTCGGGTCGCGTGCGCCATCGCCGCGCTCGGAGCGCTGTCCCGGCTGGCGCTGACCCTCGCCGGCAGCCCCGCGGTCGAGGGGGTGCTGCGGCCCGACATCATGTTCTTCGGTTCGGTCATCGCGTTCGCCCGGTACGGCTGGGTCCAGCGCACGGGCGGAGACCAACGCCCAGGACGCGCCTGGGTCTGGTTGACCTCCGCGGGGCTGGTTTTGCTCGTCGGCTCGATCGTCGTGGGTGTCATTGCGCGGCATCCCAACAGTGCGCAGTGGATGGATTCGTTGTTCGCCGGACGCGGCGACGGCGCCGCGATCGCCGAACGCTTGGCGCTGATGTCGGTTGGGTTCTCCCGGCTGGCCGCTCCCGCAGCGGTTGCGGCGACCTTCGTCTATCGCTCCGACGCGGTGGTGTTACGCGTACTTCGGAACCCGGTGCTGCGCTGGTACGGCCTGGTCAGCTATGGCCTATACCTGTGGCATCCGATCGTGTTGTTCGTGCTGCATCCGGACATGGTCATCGACGCCAAACACGTCTGGATCACCTTTCCCGGCCCGAGCTGGCGGCCGCTGTTCGACTCGATCGTGTTGAGCGCGGCGCTCGCCTGGGTGAGTTTCCGCTTCTTCGAACAGCGGTTCCTGAAGCGTTCCAACCTCGGGATCACCGCTGATGCCATCCGGACATCGAAGACGAACCCCGGGTGA
- a CDS encoding mycothione reductase, with translation MTNHFDLCIIGSGSGNTIVDDRFDGWKVAIVERGVYGGTCLNVGCIPTKMLVYPADLVEDARDAARFGVDLDVGGVRWSDIRDRVFGRIDPISASGLEYRKDLPNVTVFEANAAFVGHKRLRVGAEEITADRFVIAAGARSVVPEISGLAEVPFDTSDMIMRIDEVPEHLVVIGGGFIALELAHVFEAYGATVTVLARGDRVARTEDLEISERITRHFAERLDLRLNTRIHRVEFDPSSPASDAKAGDASSAVGRYRVTVEGNEGTEVIEADRLLVAVGRIPNGDQLEVQRTGVRLDDAGYVITDATMATDADGIWALGDVCNPMQLKHVANHEARVVQHNLLHPEAVERVAEAVVPYGIFASPQIASVGAKEHELIDAGRPYVAALKEYADTAYGWAIQDTQSCVKVLADPATGRILGAHIIGPDAAVMIQILVMAMSFDLPVEQVARNMMYPHPALSEVVENALLDLCAAMGR, from the coding sequence GTGACAAACCACTTCGATCTCTGCATCATCGGGTCCGGGTCGGGTAACACCATCGTCGACGACCGATTCGACGGCTGGAAGGTGGCGATCGTCGAGCGGGGTGTGTACGGAGGTACCTGTCTCAATGTCGGCTGTATCCCGACCAAGATGCTGGTCTACCCCGCCGACCTGGTCGAGGACGCCCGAGACGCCGCTCGGTTCGGCGTCGACCTGGATGTCGGAGGCGTCCGCTGGAGCGACATCCGGGATCGGGTCTTTGGCCGCATCGACCCGATTTCCGCCTCGGGGCTCGAGTACCGCAAGGACCTGCCGAACGTCACGGTGTTCGAGGCGAACGCGGCGTTCGTCGGCCACAAGCGTCTTCGTGTCGGCGCCGAGGAGATCACCGCAGACCGCTTCGTGATCGCCGCCGGGGCCCGCAGCGTCGTGCCCGAGATTTCCGGCCTCGCCGAGGTTCCGTTCGATACCTCCGACATGATCATGCGCATCGATGAGGTGCCCGAACACCTCGTGGTCATCGGCGGCGGGTTCATCGCCCTCGAACTGGCCCATGTGTTCGAGGCGTACGGAGCGACGGTGACCGTGTTGGCCCGCGGCGACCGGGTGGCGCGAACCGAGGACCTCGAGATCTCCGAGCGGATCACCCGCCACTTCGCCGAACGCCTGGATCTGCGGCTCAACACCCGCATCCACCGTGTCGAGTTCGACCCCTCCTCCCCTGCCTCCGATGCGAAGGCCGGTGATGCCTCGAGTGCGGTCGGCAGGTATCGCGTCACGGTCGAGGGCAACGAGGGAACCGAGGTCATCGAAGCCGATCGGCTGCTCGTCGCGGTCGGGCGGATTCCAAACGGCGACCAACTCGAGGTGCAGCGCACCGGCGTGCGCCTCGACGACGCCGGATATGTGATCACCGATGCCACGATGGCCACCGACGCGGACGGTATCTGGGCCCTGGGCGATGTCTGCAACCCGATGCAACTCAAACACGTCGCCAACCACGAGGCCCGAGTGGTTCAACACAATCTGTTGCATCCCGAGGCGGTGGAACGCGTCGCCGAGGCGGTGGTTCCGTACGGGATCTTCGCCAGCCCACAGATCGCTTCGGTCGGAGCGAAAGAACATGAGCTCATCGACGCCGGGCGCCCGTATGTCGCCGCGCTCAAGGAGTACGCAGACACGGCGTACGGGTGGGCGATTCAAGACACACAGAGCTGCGTCAAGGTTCTCGCGGATCCCGCAACCGGACGCATTCTGGGTGCACACATCATCGGACCCGACGCCGCCGTGATGATCCAGATCCTCGTGATGGCGATGTCGTTCGACCTCCCCGTCGAACAGGTGGCGCGCAACATGATGTATCCACACCCTGCGTTGAGCGAGGTGGTGGAGAACGCGCTTCTTGATCTCTGCGCAGCGATGGGTCGGTGA